TGGACGCATCGACATCGCGCTTCACAGCGTGGAGGTGGATGAAGAACAGTGCAGGGAGATGCCCGGCATGATTCCGGGGCACTATGTTCGATTCACGGTGCGGGATACCGGCAAGGGCATGGACGCCGAGACCCTGCGGCGGATTTTCGAGCCATTCTATACGCACAAATTCACGGGGCGTGGTCTGGGCATGCCGGCGGTTTACGGCATCGTGAAAAACCACGGCGGATGGATCGGGGTCGATTCCAAGCCGGGTCAGGGGACCACCGTGGAGATTTACCTGCCGGCGCTTTGATCCCAGTTTCGCAAGTGGATTTTCAAGTTTGAAGGTTTTAAAATGTAAAGCCTGACCTGACGGAAACTTGTCCGTAACCTTTTTCTCGACGATGTTGACTTTTCGTTCTAGTAGGTCAGCACCATTCCTCCGTCGAAGAGCAGATCGCCGCCCACCAGATACTTGCCATGGCTGGACATGCCGAAGAGAAACAGGTTGGCCACCTCCACCGGTGCCATCATGGTCTTGATGCGTGATTTGCCCATCATCACGTCCCGGACCACCGCCTCTTGGGAGATGCCCCGCTGGGCGGCCTGGGCCGGGATCTGGTTGAGCGCCAGGGGCGTGCGCACGAAACCGGTGCTGACGGTGAACGAGCGGATACGACCCTCTCCCTCGGCGCTGATCGATTGCGCCAGGGCGCGCAGCCCGAACTTAGTGATGTTGTAGACCGGCTTTTTGGCCGTGCAGATGTGGGCGTGAACCGAGGCCATGTGGGCGATGACACCGCAGCCGTCGGCGGATCGGCGCATGTGCGGGATGACCAGCTGAGAAAGAAAAAATGGAGCGCGGAGCATGAGCCGTTGCATCAGGTCGTACTTTTCCATGGGAAAGGTATCGACCGGATCGATATGCTGGATGCCGGCGATATTGATCAGGTACTTGATGGATCCCTGGCGGGCGGCCTGATCCACGCCCGCTTTGACCTGGGTGTCGTCGGTCAGATCGGTGAGCACGAAATGCATGCGTCCGCCCAATTCACCGGCCAACCGGGCCGTGTGCTCGCCTTCGGGGGCGTTGATGTCCAGTCCCACTACCGTGAGGTTGTTGGCTGCCGCGGCCAGGGCCGTGGCCCGTCCGATGCCGGTGCCGGCCCCGGTGACGATGCAGACATGGCCGGGGTGGAAATCGGCCTCCTCGATTTTGAGGATCTCCTCTCGGGTAATGTCGGGCTCTTTCAAATCTTCAGGTGCGGAAGTCTCCATGGTGTCACCTCTTTGCATGTTGAACGGTTGATAAATCTACTTTGTTTTTCGGAGAGTGCATGAATAGAAAGGCCGCCCCGACGATCAAAAGGGCGATAAGATAGAGCGCCGGCGTGAAGCTGCCCGTGGCATCGAACAGCAGGCCGGCCAGCAACGGGGCCAGGGCCGCCGGCACATTGGCCGAAAAGAGCAGGCCATACACCTGTCCCAGGGCGGCGCTGCCCCAGCGGTGGGCTACGCTGGAAGCATAGAGTACCAGGACACCACCGTAATTGAACCCCGTAAGCCCGGCAAAGAGCAGCAATCCCCATGAGGATACCAGCACCCAGGGCGCCAGCAGCAGCACCAGGGCCTGGGACAGCAGGTTGGCGCTGACCATGGCCCTTCCGCCAAGGCGGTCGAACAGCCATCCCCAGGTGATACGACCGGCGGCGTTGGCCAGTGCGAACAATCCTACGGCCGTGACCCCGGCGGCCAGGCTGCCGCCGATAAAGAGTTCCTTCAGATTGGCATTGACCGTGAAACCCGCTGCCAGTCCGCATCCCATGGCCAGGTAAAGTCTTCGAAAGTCGCGTTGGGAGATAATCCGGCCGAGGCTTCCAGCTGGTGGTTTGCCCATGTGTGTGTCCGGCGGGTATTGCATGCACAGGCCCGCGCCGCCCACCAGGACCATGAAGGCGATCCCCAGGATTTGAAAGGTGGCAAAAGGCGTCGCCTCTTGCACGGTCATCAGCCAGGCCCCGATCTGGCTGACCAGTGCAGCCCCGCCGCCGAATCCGGCCACGGCAACGCCGGTGACCAGCCCCTTGCGATCGGGAAACCAGCGGATACACGTGGCGATGGGTACGATGTAGGCAAATCCGACACCGACCCCTGCCATCAACCCGATACCCAGCATGGTGAAGAGAAAAAGATCATTGCCCCAACCGGCCACGATCCATCCGCAGCCGAACAGCAGCCCGCCCCCCACGGCGCAGATTCGCGGCCCCAGGCGGGGGAGCAGTTGGCCGGAGAAAATCATGGTCACGGGAAAGGCGAAGTAAAAGAGGGTAAATGGCAGCTGCACCGGACCCTGCAGCAGCCCGGTGGAATCCTTCAACGGCTGAACATAGACCGACCAGGAATAGGTCGCTCCGAGGCACATCTGCATGGCTACGGATGCGATCAGGATCACATAGCGTTTCAATAGTCAGCTCCAATAAACAAGCCAGTAGTTTTGAAATAAAGAAGAGTTTTAAGTGTTAAGTTTTAAGCGTCAAGTGAAGGAATTCTGCCGATTTCGATGTTGTTTGCACCGGGCCACTCATTTGCTCGAATCCGGCCTGCACCCGTACGAATTTAATGCAATTTTGAAAGACCCGGCAAGCTATTTCAATATGACGAGAAAGGGTTTGTACGGGTTGTCGTTTTCACGGTTAGGATGTCGCGCAAAGGACAATTTCGTTCTTTCCCTCAGCCCTTAGAATCGGAGTCCATTATTTTCCATAAGTCCTGGATGCCGGCGTTTACAGGTATGACTCCGCCGAAAACACCTGCGATTTTATCAAAAATAGACAGCATTCCACCACTTCAAACTTAACACTTTACACTTCAGATTTTTAATCTCTCCGCCAACGCTTCAGCCAAGTGCGCCACCCGTATCTTCATTCCCCGCTGTCTTGCCCCACCGCGCAATTGCATCACGCAGCCCGGGCATTCGGTGACAAGCAGCCGTGCGCCGGTGGCATCGATGTCGGAGAGCTTTGTCGTCAGAATTTCGGCCGAAATTTCCGGAAACTTGGCCGAGTAGGTGCCGCCGAAACCGCAGCAGGTCTCCTCTTCGGCCGCAGGGATGAAGCCGTAGCCGGCGGTGGCCATCAGGGCCTTGGGCGCGGTGTGCTCGTCCATCCCCCGGCAGAGATGACAGGGTGCGTGGTATGTGGTCGTTTCACCGCCGGCGGAAAATGCGGCATAGTCGATCGCCAGAATATGGTGGAGCAAAACGCTGAGCGGCTGTACCTTTGCGGCGAACTTCTCGGCTTTCGGCCCGACATCCGATTCGTCCCCCAACAGGCGCGGGTAAGCGTGGCGCAAGTGGGAGGCACACGAGGCGCAGAGGGTAACGATATAATCGAAGCGATCCGGGTCGATAGCCGCTACGTTCTGGCGAGCCACGTCGCGGGCGGCCTTGTTTTCGCCCATCATGGCCACGGGCAGACCGCAACACGATTGCTCCATGGGGAAATCCACATCGACGCCGTGTGCGGATAGCAGCCGGAGGCCGGCTTCGAGCTGTTCCGGGTAGACGAAGTCCTGCACGCAGCCGGAAAACAGCGCCACTTTACACCGCGGTTGGGCCACGCGGTACCGCAGGGCCGGCCAGCGGTCGCGGAAGGGCCGTTCGGCGATGGCCGGCAGGGCCCGGAAGTTGTGCTGTTTGGAAAAGATGTGGGGCAGGTGGCGCAGGTAGGCCGTACCGCCGGTCACCGGACGCTGGGCGAGTTGCGCCGAACGGAGCAGGGTGTGGAACAGGCGGCGGTTTTTCAGCACAGTGGCCAGCATGGTGCTTTGCAACGGGTGGCCCTCTTCGTCCTGGATGCGGGCGTGTACCTCCTTGATCAGTTGCGGCAGGTCGATGCCCGCGGCGCACACCGCCTTGCAGGCGCCGCAGTTGATGCAGTTCTGTACCAGGTTGCGCGCCTTTTCGCGGCCGTGGAAGAAATAGGTGACGATCAGTCCGATGGCGCCGATGTAAATGTGGCCGTACTGGTGACCGCCCACCATGCGATAGACCGGGCAGACATTGGCACACGCGCCGCAGCGTACGCAGCGCAGCACCTGGGAGAAGATCGGGTCTCCGGCCAGGGCGCGGCGTCCGTTGTCCAGGAAGACGATATGCATCTGCTTGGCAGTGCCTGTTTCAGATGGATGGTATTCGGCCGGACCGGTGATCCAGGTGACGTAGGAGGTAATGGCCTGTCCGGTGGCGTTGCGCGGCAACACCCGCAGAATCTTGAGCGCGTCGAGCAGCCCGGGCAGCAGTTTGTCCAGGCCGACCAGGGCCACATGCACCCGTGGCAGGGTCGTGACCAGGCGGGCATTGCCCTCGTTGGTGACCAGACCGATGGTGCCCGTGTCGGCGATGGCGAAATTGGCCCCCGAGATGCCCATGTCGGCCTGGGCGAACTTCTGGCGCAGTTCCCGCCGGGCCACCTTGACCAGGCGTTGTATTTCCGAATCCTGGTGTTGTCCGGTAACCTGGGTGAACAGGTCGGCCACCTGGTGGCGCGACAGGTGAATGGCCGGCATCACCATGTGGGAGGGGCCTTCGTGCCGCAGTTGGATGATCCATTCCCCCAGATCGGTTTCGGTCACTGTTAACCCCTCGTGCTCCAGGTGATGGTTCAGGAGGGTCTCTTCCGCGGTCATGGATTTGGACTTGATGACCGTGCGCACCCCGTTGTCCCGGGCGATGTCGGCGATGATGCGGTTGGCCGCATCGGCAGTCGCGGCCAGGTGGACCTTCACCCCCATGGCCTCGGCGTTGTGCTTGAATTGGCTGTACAGATGATCCAGCCGATGGAGGGCCTGGTCTTTTGCCGTGGACACGTCGGCCACAAGGGCGTCGATGTCCATTTCGGCGAATGCCCTGGCGCGCGACTCCCGATACGCAACTGCGAATTTGTCCATGGCTTCCCTCAGGAAGTCGTTGGCCAGTGCCCGGCCCACCTCGTGGCGGTAGCCTTTGAGTGTCTTGGCTTCCTGCATTACACCTCCTCCAACATGAGCACATGAAGCTCCAGGGGCCCATGGACACCGATGGCCAGCACACGCTCGATGTCGGCCGTGCGGCTGGCGCCGGTGATAAAGGCCAAGTAGCCGGCGGGCTTCTGCATGAACTCGCGCAGCTCCGCTTCGGCGGACAGGGCATCGCGCCGCAGCCTGGAGATCGGCAGCACAGCCACGTGGATCTCGCTGATCATGGTGGCCAGGCGCACCTCTTCACTGCCGGAATCGATGACCAGGGTGCCGGTTTCCGCGATGCCCAGGTCGGCCATGGTGAAACCGATATCGATACCGGCCAGGTGTCGACGCAGGGGTCGATCGGTGAGCAGGATGCCCTTTGGATCGCATCGCTGCTTGAGCTCAGTCCAGGCTTCGGTCGATAGGGCCGGTGCAGCGATCACCTTCTGCTGCTTCAACCCGCAAAGCGCCTCTGCATCTGCCGAGAGCGGCTCGCCGCAGCCGGCAGCCAGCAATTGGCAGGCTTCCTTGCGTTCGCACAAGTCGAGCGCATAATCGAAAGCCTCCGCCATCCCGGCAACCTTCGCGACTATAGCCGAAACCGCTTCCGCCCGTTTTTGAAAGGTCTCTTCCAGTGCGGCCATCGCCTTCATAAGAAATTCTCCTTGGCACTATTCTCCGAAAAAGATGCCCGGCAGCCAGGTGATCAGTTCCGGAAAGAACGCCAGCAACAGGATGCTGGCCAGCTGGAGGGCGACAAACGGCAAAATGCCCTTGTAGACATGCATCATGGTGTAATCCGCGGGCGCCACGCCCTTGAAGTAGAAGAGCGCGTACCCGAACGGCGGCGTCAGGAACGAGGTCTGCAGGTTGACGCACATCAGGATCGCAAACCACAATGGATTGAAATCGAGCTCCATGGCAATGGGCATGAAAATCGGCACTGTGATGAACAGGATGGCGGCCCAGTCCACGAACATGCCCAGGATGAAAACGATGAACATCATGATGATCAGTACCAGCCAGCGGTTCATGCCGCTGCCGATGAACAGGTCGGCCACCACGTCGCCGCCGCCCATGCTCAGAAAGACGGTGGAGAAGAAGTTGCCGCCGATGAAGAGCATCATGACCATGGCGGTCGTTTTCAAGGTGGCCACGCTGGACTTGCGAATCACCGTCCAGCTCAATGCCTTGTTGAAAAGAGCCAGCAGGAAGGCGCCCAGCGCACCCATGCCGGCGGCCTCGGTGGCCGTGGCGATGCCGGCCAGGATGGTGCCCATGACCATGAGGATCAGACCCAGCGGCGGCAGCATCGATTTAAGTGTCATACCCCACTTCTGGGCGCTGGTCCACCTGCTGGCCTCCTCGCGGCTGATGGGCGGCCCCAGGCGTGGATTGAGGTTGCAGCGGATGGTGATATAAAGAAAGTAGAGCCCGGAAAGCAGTAGGCCGGGAAAAATAGCGCCGGCGAAAAGGTTGCCCACCGAGGTCTCCTTGAGGCCGGTCAGGCCGGCGAAGACCACCATCATGATGCTCGGCGGAATCAGGATGCCCAAGGTGCCCGAAGCGCAAATGATGCCGCTGGCCATCTCCTTTTGATATCCTTTGCTCATCAGGGCCGGCGTGGCCAGCAGGCCCATGGCCACCACCGAAGCGCCGATGATGCCCGTGGTCGCGGCAAAGACCGTACAGACCGCGACAACGGCCAGGCCCAGGCCGCCTTTGATTTTGCCGAGCACCACGTACAGGGATTCGAACAGGGCCTCGGCGACCTTGGATTGATCGAGCAGTTGGGCCATGAAGATGAACAGTGGAATCGCCACGAGGGTGTAGTTGTTCATCAAGCCCCAGACCACATTGGCAAAAAGATTGAAAAGGGCCGGCACATTGAAGCCATTGTCGATAAGTCCGAAAAGCGTCGCCACGCCTGCCAGCGTGAACGCCAGCTGGTGGCCCAGGGTAATGGCCGCGATCAGCGTCGCGAACATGGCCAAGGTCATAAGTTCGATGCTCATTCGCTTTATACCTCCGCTGCGGAAGCCGGCTTATCGGCCGACGAAAGTGAGTTGATGGACTTGATCAATGTGGAGATGCCCTGCAGCAGTAAAAAAGTGAAGCAAAGCGCCATCAGGATCTTGATCGGATAGATCGGGGGTGCCCAGCTGGTGGAGTTGAGCTCCCGTTGAGTGGTAGACAGCAGGGCGAATTTCCATGACCAGATGGTCATGCAGGTGAAGACCGGGAGAAAGATGACCAGGTTGCTGAGGATGGAGAGGATTGCCTGCCCGCGCCGGCTGGCGCGCGAGCTGAAGATATCCACCTTTACATGTCCGTCCACCACATCGGTGTAGGCCAGGCCGAACATGAAGTGAATACCGTACAGAAAGGTGGTGGCCTCGAAGCCCCAGATGGTCGGCGCGTTGAATACATATCGCATGAACACTTCGTAGACCACGACCACCAGCAGGGGAATAATGAGCAGCGCCGTCCATTCACCCTGCTTGCGGTTGAATGTATCGATCGCTGCGCTGACTTTTTCCAGCATGTCGCACCTCTTTTTGGATAGGCCTTGCGGCAAAAGGCCCCTTGCCCATGGAAAGGGGCCTTTTGTCCGTTCGGGAGGGGATTATTCCAAGATTTTGCCGCCCATGTAGGTCTCGTAAGGCCAGGCGGCCGCTCCGCCGCGCGCTTCGCGCCAGTCGGTATAGCTTTTCAGGAACTCTTCCTGGGAATCCACCACCTTCTTGACATCCGGGAACTTTTTCTTCAGTTCTTCCATGTACTCATAGGTGGTCTTGCGGAATTGGAGCAGGGTATCCTTGTCCATGTGGACGATCTCGATCTTCTGCTTGAACCTTCGGATCGCTTCGGCATTGAGGCCGTTGATCCAGTTGTAGCTCCACAACTGGGTCTCCTTGGCAGCGATGTCGACAATCCACTTCAGATCTTCGGGCAGTTTGTCATAGGCCGGCTTGTTGAAGAAGAGGGCGCATTGAATGCCGGGCTGATGGACACCGGGCTGGATGGCGTACTTGGTGATTTCGTCAAAACCCATGGGATAGTTGATGGCCGGCGAGGAGAATTCGGCCGCATCGATCACGCCGCGCTCCAGGGCCAGGTAGATCTCGCCGCCGGGCAGTGGGCTGACCGAGGCGCCCAGGTTGTTCAAGATGTCCATGTACCAGCCCACGGTGCGCACGCGCATGCCCTTGAAGTCTTCCATCTTGGAGGCGCGTTTGTTGGAAAAAAGTCCCATCTCCTGGCCGCACTGGCCGCCGGGCAGGGCCACCATGTTGAACTTGCCATAGAGCTCGTTCATCATTTCGGCGCCGCCTTTTTCATAGAGCCAGATGTTGTACCCTTCTGCGTCCAGGCCGAACGGCACCGATGCAAAGGCCACGAAGGCTTCGTTTTTGCCCTTCCAGTAGCCGGGCCAATCGTGGCCCACTTCAGCTGCGCCCTGGCTCACGGTGTCGAAACTCTGCATGGCCGGCACCATTTCTCCGGCGGCAAAAGGCTTGATGTCCAGACGGCCGGCGCTCGCCAGACGGACGCTGTCGCAGAAGTGCACGGCGATGTCATAGAACAGAAGCCCCTTGTCCCAGGGCATGACCATCTTCCAGCGGATCTTTTCGGTCGACGGTTTGAAAGAGACGCGTTTGGCCGAGTCATGGCGTTTGTCCATGCCGAATTTTTCGCGTTTCTCGGCTGCCGAGACGGCCGTTGCCAGACATGCAGTGAGAAAAAACACCATCAAAAGTTGGAAAAACCTCCGCATAAATTGCCTCCTTGGATTCCTGAGCGGTTAAAAACGGGCTATTTCAGGTTCATAGATGGGTCGCCAGCGCGCGTTGCAGCGATGGCTGTGATAAGTGGACACCCCCCTTCCAGTGAATGTGATGGAACACCTGCAGAACGAAATGGATATTGTGGAAATGGTATGACCATTAGCTATTTCAGTCCTGTCGCATCTGTCAAGAATAAATTCTTGCGCAATTAAAAAGACAGTGATAACAGATTTTTATAAAATTCCAAATCGATAATGAAGATCCGAAAAATATCGAATGATATTCACAACAAAGGTCATACCAATAAAAAAATCAGGGGGGCCCATGGTGCATGCAGCCATCGTCAAACAGTTGAAAG
This Desulfatitalea tepidiphila DNA region includes the following protein-coding sequences:
- a CDS encoding SDR family oxidoreductase — its product is METSAPEDLKEPDITREEILKIEEADFHPGHVCIVTGAGTGIGRATALAAAANNLTVVGLDINAPEGEHTARLAGELGGRMHFVLTDLTDDTQVKAGVDQAARQGSIKYLINIAGIQHIDPVDTFPMEKYDLMQRLMLRAPFFLSQLVIPHMRRSADGCGVIAHMASVHAHICTAKKPVYNITKFGLRALAQSISAEGEGRIRSFTVSTGFVRTPLALNQIPAQAAQRGISQEAVVRDVMMGKSRIKTMMAPVEVANLFLFGMSSHGKYLVGGDLLFDGGMVLTY
- a CDS encoding MFS transporter, which codes for MKRYVILIASVAMQMCLGATYSWSVYVQPLKDSTGLLQGPVQLPFTLFYFAFPVTMIFSGQLLPRLGPRICAVGGGLLFGCGWIVAGWGNDLFLFTMLGIGLMAGVGVGFAYIVPIATCIRWFPDRKGLVTGVAVAGFGGGAALVSQIGAWLMTVQEATPFATFQILGIAFMVLVGGAGLCMQYPPDTHMGKPPAGSLGRIISQRDFRRLYLAMGCGLAAGFTVNANLKELFIGGSLAAGVTAVGLFALANAAGRITWGWLFDRLGGRAMVSANLLSQALVLLLAPWVLVSSWGLLLFAGLTGFNYGGVLVLYASSVAHRWGSAALGQVYGLLFSANVPAALAPLLAGLLFDATGSFTPALYLIALLIVGAAFLFMHSPKNKVDLSTVQHAKR
- the ldhH gene encoding L-lactate dehydrogenase (quinone) large subunit LdhH → MQEAKTLKGYRHEVGRALANDFLREAMDKFAVAYRESRARAFAEMDIDALVADVSTAKDQALHRLDHLYSQFKHNAEAMGVKVHLAATADAANRIIADIARDNGVRTVIKSKSMTAEETLLNHHLEHEGLTVTETDLGEWIIQLRHEGPSHMVMPAIHLSRHQVADLFTQVTGQHQDSEIQRLVKVARRELRQKFAQADMGISGANFAIADTGTIGLVTNEGNARLVTTLPRVHVALVGLDKLLPGLLDALKILRVLPRNATGQAITSYVTWITGPAEYHPSETGTAKQMHIVFLDNGRRALAGDPIFSQVLRCVRCGACANVCPVYRMVGGHQYGHIYIGAIGLIVTYFFHGREKARNLVQNCINCGACKAVCAAGIDLPQLIKEVHARIQDEEGHPLQSTMLATVLKNRRLFHTLLRSAQLAQRPVTGGTAYLRHLPHIFSKQHNFRALPAIAERPFRDRWPALRYRVAQPRCKVALFSGCVQDFVYPEQLEAGLRLLSAHGVDVDFPMEQSCCGLPVAMMGENKAARDVARQNVAAIDPDRFDYIVTLCASCASHLRHAYPRLLGDESDVGPKAEKFAAKVQPLSVLLHHILAIDYAAFSAGGETTTYHAPCHLCRGMDEHTAPKALMATAGYGFIPAAEEETCCGFGGTYSAKFPEISAEILTTKLSDIDATGARLLVTECPGCVMQLRGGARQRGMKIRVAHLAEALAERLKI
- a CDS encoding LutC/YkgG family protein encodes the protein MKAMAALEETFQKRAEAVSAIVAKVAGMAEAFDYALDLCERKEACQLLAAGCGEPLSADAEALCGLKQQKVIAAPALSTEAWTELKQRCDPKGILLTDRPLRRHLAGIDIGFTMADLGIAETGTLVIDSGSEEVRLATMISEIHVAVLPISRLRRDALSAEAELREFMQKPAGYLAFITGASRTADIERVLAIGVHGPLELHVLMLEEV
- a CDS encoding TRAP transporter large permease encodes the protein MSIELMTLAMFATLIAAITLGHQLAFTLAGVATLFGLIDNGFNVPALFNLFANVVWGLMNNYTLVAIPLFIFMAQLLDQSKVAEALFESLYVVLGKIKGGLGLAVVAVCTVFAATTGIIGASVVAMGLLATPALMSKGYQKEMASGIICASGTLGILIPPSIMMVVFAGLTGLKETSVGNLFAGAIFPGLLLSGLYFLYITIRCNLNPRLGPPISREEASRWTSAQKWGMTLKSMLPPLGLILMVMGTILAGIATATEAAGMGALGAFLLALFNKALSWTVIRKSSVATLKTTAMVMMLFIGGNFFSTVFLSMGGGDVVADLFIGSGMNRWLVLIIMMFIVFILGMFVDWAAILFITVPIFMPIAMELDFNPLWFAILMCVNLQTSFLTPPFGYALFYFKGVAPADYTMMHVYKGILPFVALQLASILLLAFFPELITWLPGIFFGE
- a CDS encoding TRAP transporter small permease subunit — translated: MLEKVSAAIDTFNRKQGEWTALLIIPLLVVVVYEVFMRYVFNAPTIWGFEATTFLYGIHFMFGLAYTDVVDGHVKVDIFSSRASRRGQAILSILSNLVIFLPVFTCMTIWSWKFALLSTTQRELNSTSWAPPIYPIKILMALCFTFLLLQGISTLIKSINSLSSADKPASAAEV
- a CDS encoding TRAP transporter substrate-binding protein yields the protein MRRFFQLLMVFFLTACLATAVSAAEKREKFGMDKRHDSAKRVSFKPSTEKIRWKMVMPWDKGLLFYDIAVHFCDSVRLASAGRLDIKPFAAGEMVPAMQSFDTVSQGAAEVGHDWPGYWKGKNEAFVAFASVPFGLDAEGYNIWLYEKGGAEMMNELYGKFNMVALPGGQCGQEMGLFSNKRASKMEDFKGMRVRTVGWYMDILNNLGASVSPLPGGEIYLALERGVIDAAEFSSPAINYPMGFDEITKYAIQPGVHQPGIQCALFFNKPAYDKLPEDLKWIVDIAAKETQLWSYNWINGLNAEAIRRFKQKIEIVHMDKDTLLQFRKTTYEYMEELKKKFPDVKKVVDSQEEFLKSYTDWREARGGAAAWPYETYMGGKILE